Part of the Acidobacteriota bacterium genome is shown below.
CAGGACGGCGAGCGTGAGCGCCGCTGCCGCGACGATCTGGCGGACACGCGACGACGCATCCTCCGCCACCTCGTCTCGTGGCGGCTCGAACGGGCCCTCGACGACGGTTCCGGCCATCATGGCCCGCAGGTGCTCGCGTGGAATCGTCACCTGGACATGATTCGGAAGGGCAGTCGTGACGGGCGTGGCGGTGATCTCGGCGGGGAGGCGACCGGTTCGGCGCTCGGCGGGTGGCGGCGTCCTGTCGCGAGATGCCGGGGCGTCGGCATGGACGGACCATGAACCCACGAGGCACGCGAGCACGGCAACGACTCGGAACAGGCGCATGACTGCACCAACGCCGCCGCGCCCCCGAGCGAACTTCCGGATCTGCTACCCTCGAAAGTCCATGACTGTCGACCCGATCGTCACCTCCCGTCGCGCGCTGCTCCTCGGCCTCGTGGCATCCGTGTCAGCCGCGGCCTGCGGCGGCAGCAGCCCGACGGACCCATCACCGACCGCCCAGACATGGGTGGCCGACGTGCCGTTTCAGACGATCGATCTCGAAGTGGGGACCGGCGACGAGGTCGTCAACGGTACGAAGATCCGTGTCGACTACGTCGCGTGGCTCTACAGCACCGCGACGAGCGACAACAAGGGCACCATCATGGACACGTCGCTGCAGGGCCGTGGGCCGTTCGAGTACGTCGTCGGCGCGGGGACCGTGATCGCC
Proteins encoded:
- a CDS encoding FKBP-type peptidyl-prolyl cis-trans isomerase, which codes for MTVDPIVTSRRALLLGLVASVSAAACGGSSPTDPSPTAQTWVADVPFQTIDLEVGTGDEVVNGTKIRVDYVAWLYSTATSDNKGTIMDTSLQGRGPFEYVVGAGTVIAGWERGIPGMRVLGVRRLIVPPALAYGSTGNGSIPANATMIFEVRVNEIVS